In one bacterium genomic region, the following are encoded:
- a CDS encoding 4Fe-4S dicluster domain-containing protein: NCTNCKYCLPCPSGVNIPRNFELYNDGYRYGNFGNPAFFYWNWFKPSERAENCINCGICEKKCPQGIQIRAELKKVREALAKK; the protein is encoded by the coding sequence TCAACTGCACCAACTGCAAATACTGCCTGCCCTGCCCGTCCGGGGTCAACATCCCCCGCAACTTTGAGCTTTACAACGACGGCTACCGCTACGGGAATTTCGGGAACCCGGCCTTCTTCTACTGGAACTGGTTCAAACCGTCGGAACGAGCCGAGAACTGCATCAATTGCGGGATCTGCGAAAAGAAATGCCCCCAGGGGATACAGATCCGGGCCGAGCTGAAAAAGGTAAGGGAGGCTCTGGCCAAAAAATGA